In a genomic window of Bombina bombina isolate aBomBom1 chromosome 10, aBomBom1.pri, whole genome shotgun sequence:
- the PDZK1IP1 gene encoding PDZK1-interacting protein 1: MLSLRLVTLILLLSLGQGNAQEGQKPTARLLPQWLTGLIAVTVFLFLVLVAYVVNRFWERRSQDNMMSVIEIKSDGIEEVVSNGTHESYRTLDSVRSTEHEHAYENLWK; the protein is encoded by the exons ATGTTATCCCTAAGGCTTGTGACTCTAATTCTGCTACTCTCCCTAGGCCAGGGCAATGCCCAGGAAG gtCAAAAACCCACAGCAAGGCTTCTTCCCCAGTGGCTCACAGGACTTATTGCAGTAACCGTGTTTCTGTTTCTCGTACTTGTGGCATACGTGGTGAACAGGTTTTGGGAGCGCAGATCTCA GGATAACATGATGTCCGTCATCGAGATCAAGAGTGACGGTATTGAGGAAGTGGTCTCTAATGGCACGCACGAGAGCTACAGGACACTAGACAGTGTCAG ATCCACAGAACATGAGCACGCGTATGAGAACCTATGGAAGTGA